Proteins from a single region of Synchiropus splendidus isolate RoL2022-P1 chromosome 3, RoL_Sspl_1.0, whole genome shotgun sequence:
- the amer2 gene encoding APC membrane recruitment protein 2: MEVQSECVEPPLGDLQPTGKINKAAFKLFGKRRTGSGMASFFSFRNKGASNSGNCDNGNSVNGNGSASSVELVRSKTHDGLTSSNNDTDGQRGEGITGLEVGPVRSLSKSFSFFSLLRRGSFRSSENGAVLHRRGRGLKGFFSSMRWRRKEKTNEGDGEEAESRKEMAGDVGVSEKVKDATLTLEPLPHHHKENSEKDSDTQPEETPTTSVTMTPTHCVAMPGPSGEPDSPFTYTPTDSPLHPSVTKAKASISSLTPSLATPPSDRCSTGDPPSEPTMDRLCSLLFNDVTSLKSFDSLTGCGDIIADADEETTVGNGGSGTSSSSSGGGGNAGLNVGKPVGLASSISRSSPSKLPHFTQPTFSTPSNSAPVSLPARARIPPSIQQPPAGSGVVAYMGGGEEMASPEGVDDADMQGLWHMLPSTGDDSPALPRTNQPSATTTTSTFPPRTISNIPSSHVPSSSRSVDRKVPQVKSLGLSKIPVVGGAAARGAKPPLPHAHSRHPTSPGDKELLSDEGYWDTPSATPTATPDESGLQNNQNIGLSRDSCSGDHLYDLYNDPEGDDLNSTPSPSTEYKLSPGELTTPPSSSSSSSYRSMKGSASLPRESKIPVSSRHATPPHSSSQTALSAVVEVESPQPKTQAPPRSKIPTSKVPIRRSGNKPSSTARGHTSKK; this comes from the coding sequence ATGGAGGTGCAGTCCGAGTGTGTGGAGCCACCACTTGGTGACCTGCAGCCAACAGGGAAGATCAACAAAGCTGCCTTCAAACTCTTTGGAAAACGTCGCACTGGCTCAGGAATGGCTagcttcttctctttcaggaaCAAAGGGGCCTCAAACAGCGGGAATTGTGACAATGGGAATTCTGTGAATGGAAATGGATCAGCATCATCGGTGGAGCTGGTGAGAAGCAAAACCCATGACGGACTAACAAGCTCAAACAACGATACTGATGGACAGAGAGGAGAAGGGATCACTGGCTTGGAAGTGGGACCGGTGAGATCACTGAGCAAATCGTTCAGTTTCTTCTCCTTGCTCCGACGTGGGAGCTTCAGGTCAAGTGAAAACGGGGCTGTACTACATCGCAGAGGGAGGGGCCTAAAGGGCTTTTTCAGCAGCATGCGATGGAGGCGtaaggaaaaaacaaatgagggagatggagaagaggcAGAAAGCAGGAAAGAGATGGCGGGAGATGTTGGAGTCTCTGAAAAGGTAAAGGATGCTACTCTAACACTTGAACCTCTGCCACATCATCATAAAGAAAATTCAGAGAAAGACTCCGATACCCAACCTGAGGAGACTCCTACTACTAGTGTTACCATGACACCCACACACTGTGTTGCCATGCCAGGGCCATCTGGCGAGCCAGATTCCCCCTTTACTTACACACCCACAGACTCACCACTGCATCCTTCCGTCACAAAAGCCAAAGCCTCAATTTCCAGCCTCACCCCGTCCCTTGCCACCCCCCCTTCCGATCGTTGCAGCACAGGTGACCCACCCTCGGAACCCACAATGGACCGCCTTTGCTCTCTTCTCTTTAATGATGTCACATCTCTCAAGAGTTTTGATTCCCTGACGGGATGTGGTGACATAATCGCTGATGCAGATGAGGAGACAACAGTGGGAAATGGGGGCAGCGGCaccagcagcagtagcagtggaggaggagggaatgCTGGACTAAATGTGGGAAAACCTGTTGGCCTCGCTTCCTCTATATCTCGAAGTTCCCCATCCAAACTCCCTCACTTTACTCAGCCAACGTTCTCCACTCCCTCAAACTCTGCACCTGTCTCCCTCCCAGCCCGTGCAAGGATACCCCCATCGATACAACAACCGCCTGCTGGTAGTGGTGTGGTTGCCTACATGGGTGGTGGGGAGGAAATGGCCAGCCCTGAAGGGGTGGATGATGCCGACATGCAAGGTCTGTGGCATATGCTGCCTTCCACTGGCGATGATTCCCCTGCTTTACCAAGAACCAATCAACCTTCTGCTACCACTACCACCTCTACTTTCCCCCCTCGCACAATCTCCAATATTCCCAGCAGCCATGTACCGTCATCGTCAAGGAGTGTTGATCGCAAGGTACCCCAAGTGAAATCTTTGGGCCTCAGTAAGATTCCAGTGGTTGGTGGGGCTGCAGCGCGAGGAGCAAAACCTCCGCTGCCTCACGCACACAGCCGTCATCCTACTTCACCTGGTGACAAAGAGCTTCTCAGTGATGAAGGTTACTGGGACACACCCTCAGCCACGCCCACGGCAACACCTGATGAGAGTGGATTACAGAATAACCAGAACATTGGACTATCACGTGACAGTTGCTCTGGAGACCACCTGTACGATCTTTACAATGATCCTGAAGGAGATGATCTGAACAGCACTCCTTCTCCATCCACAGAATATAAACTCAGCCCCGGGGAACTAACGACACCTccgtcctcttcttcttcctcctcttacCGTTCAATGAAAGGCAGCGCAAGTCTTCCCAGAGAGTCTAAGATCCCAGTAAGCAGCAGACATGCAACACCCCCACACTCATCGAGTCAGACAGCCCTTTCAGCGGTTGTGGAGGTGGAGTCCCCCCAGCCAAAGACCCAAGCGCCTCCTCGCAGCAAAATCCCAACGTCTAAGGTGCCCATCCGTCGATCTGGGAATAAACCGAGCTCCACAGCAAGAGGACACACTTCCAAGAAATAG
- the LOC128755829 gene encoding beta-1,4-galactosyltransferase 2-like: MKKSFKVLSLFTLICLGCYIVVLYFSNDSSLSNKHVAREGYDKLSQIIGERLNRMWAKDKEEKEKEKEKEKQQHEGQEEAKPPQEPEQEVKQEKEKPEEQNNEQKEPKETLTEQTEKQEEPKEKEQKTKKTVNKPTLPPCPDVPPSLVGPIAVDFSVPRVLEEMGKYVSDAVKEGGRYKPEHCSPRQKVAIVIPFRHREQHLAHWLYYLHPILMRQQIDYGVYVIHQAGEGIFNRAKLMNVGYMEALKEYDYNCFVFSDVDLVPLDDRNLYRCYDEPRHLAVAMDKFNFRLPYNTYFGGVSSLSKEQFLKINGFSNTYWGWGGEDDDIYKRIIFKKLSISRPNMMIGKYKMVRHNRDPHNESNPKNPDKLRQTLWTMDQDGISNLEYLVMNTVKERLYTMITVNIKAPTG, translated from the exons ATGAAGAAGAGTTTTAAAGTATTATCACTTTTTACCTTGATATGTTTAGGGTGCTACATAGTGGTCTTGTACTTTAGCAATGACAGCTCTTTATCGAACAAACATGTTGCAAGGGAAGGATACGACAAGCTCTCTCAGATCATTGGTGAACGCCTGAATCGGATGTGGGCAAAAGAtaaagaagagaaggagaaggagaaggagaaggagaagcaaCAGCACGAGGGGCAAGAGGAGGCGAAGCCACCACAGGAGCCAGAGCAGGAGGTGAAGCAAGAAAAAGAGAAACCAGAGGAGCAGAACAATGAGCAAAAGGAACCGAAGGAGACATTGACGGAACAGACTGAGAAGCAAGAGGAGCCAAAGGAGAAGGAACAGAAGACAAAGAAAACTGTCAACAAACCAACTCTACCACCTTGTCCCGACGTCCCGCCAAGTCTTGTGGGACCGATCGCTGTGGACTTTTCTGTCCCAAGAGTATTGGAAGAGATGGGAAAGTATGTCAGCGATGCAGTGAAAGAAGGGGGACGTTACAAGCCAGAACACTGCTCCCCTAGGCAGAAG GTGGCAATCGTCATCCCGTTCCGTCATCGGGAGCAGCACCTGGCTCACTGGCTCTACTACCTCCATCCAATCCTGATGCGACAGCAGATAGACTATGGCGTCTATGTCATCCACCAGGCTGGAGAAGGCATTTTCAACAGAGCTAAGCTGATGAACGTCGGCTACATGGAGGCTCTGAAGGAGTACGACTATAACTGCTTTGTATTTTCGGATGTGGACCTGGTACCGCTCGACGACAGGAACCTCTACAGGTGTTATGATGAACCAAGACACCTGGCTGTGGCTATGGACAAATTCAACTTCAGGTTGCCCTACAACACTTATTTCGGAGGGGTGTCTTCATTGTCCAAAGAGCAATTCCTGAAGATTAACGGCTTCTCGAACACCTACTGGGGGTGGGGAGGTGAGGATGATGACATCTATAAGAGGATCATCTTCAAAAAGCTGTCTATCTCTCGACCCAACATGATGATTGGAAAATACAAAATGGTGAGACACAACAGAGATCCGCACAATGAAAGCAATCCGAAGAATCCTGACAAACTAAGACAGACTCTGTGGACCATGGACCAGGATGGGATCAGTAACCTTGAATATTTGGTGATGAACACAGTCAAAGAACGCCTATATACTATGATCACTGTGAATATTAAAGCACCTACAGGTTGA